A stretch of Hoplias malabaricus isolate fHopMal1 chromosome 10, fHopMal1.hap1, whole genome shotgun sequence DNA encodes these proteins:
- the gdf6a gene encoding growth/differentiation factor 6-A produces MDAVRAAAVCALLLLLWSFPCVEPAALLSSPAARRSRAGRSAPHAHRTPPKTLRETPAAELKSAVEPHEYMLSIYRTYSAAEKLGLNASFFPSSKSANTITSFVDRGKDDAVSPVRRQQYVFDVSALAAGEEVLGAELRVLRQVCSDCAAPAAEELYTLHLRPCDSDAPPVSSAALQPNVHVSRAASWTVLDAWGAFKSAFKGGTPSSVCVELSATLAHSHAELDLMHMGFSRRARPRRHRAILVVYTRSRKRESLFNELREKTKSRGDPHHGAKVRGGDLQTTLNARRRRRTARHGKRHGKKAKSRCSKKALHVNFKELGWDDWIIAPLDYEAYHCEGVCDFPLRSHLEPTNHAIIQTLMNSMDPGSTPPSCCVPTKLSPISILYIDSGNNVVYKQYEDMVVEQCGCR; encoded by the exons ATGGACGCAGTGCGAGCAGCGGCAGTGTGCGCGCTCCTGCTCTTGCTGTGGAGTTTCCCGTGCGTCGAACCCGCGGCGCTGCTTTCCTCTCCTGCCGCGCGCCGCAGCAGAGCCGGCAGGAGCGCGCCGCACGCGCACAGGACTCCCCCCAAAACCCTCCGCGAGACCCCCGCGGCCGAGCTGAAGAGCGCCGTGGAGCCGCACGAGTACATGCTCTCCATTTACCGGACTTACTCCGCCGCCGAGAAACTGGGGCTCAACGCCAGCTTCTTTCCCTCGTCCAAGTCCGCCAACACCATCACCAGCTTCGTGGACAGAGGAAAAG acgaTGCAGTGTCTCCAGTGCGGAGGCAGCAGTATGTATTTGATGTGTCGGCGCTGGCGGCGGGTGAGGAGGTGTTAGGCGCGGAGCTGCGCGTGCTGCGGCAGGTGTGTTCGGACTGCGCCGCTCCCGCCGCCGAGGAGCTCTACACCCTGCACCTGAGACCGTGCGATTCGGACGCTCCGCCGGTGTCCAGCGCGGCGTTGCAGCCGAACGTGCATGTTTCGCGCGCGGCCTCTTGGACCGTGCTAGATGCATGGGGCGCTTTCAAGAGCGCGTTTAAGGGCGGCACTCCGTCTTCTGTGTGCGTGGAACTCAGTGCCACGCTCGCACACTCACACGCCGAGCTCGACCTCATGCACATGGGATTCAGCAGGCGCGCGCGGCCGCGGCGACACAGGGCCATCCTGGTGGTCTACACGCGCTCGCGGAAACGGGAGAGTCTCTTTAACGAGCTGAGGGAGAAGACCAAGTCTCGAGGAGACCCTCATCATGGGGCAAAAGTTCGGGGAGGCGACCTCCAGACGACCCTGAACGCGCGGCGCAGGCGCAGAACGGCGCGTCACGGCAAGCGCCACGGCAAGAAGGCCAAATCGCGCTGCAGTAAGAAGGCCCTGCACGTGAACTTCAAAGAGCTCGGCTGGGACGACTGGATCATCGCGCCTCTCGACTACGAGGCGTACCATTGCGAGGGCGTGTGCGACTTCCCGCTGCGCTCGCACCTCGAGCCCACCAACCACGCCATCATACAGACACTCATGAACTCCATGGACCCCGGCAGTACGCCCCCCAGTTGCTGCGTGCCCACCAAGCTCAGCCCCATCAGCATTCTCTACATAGACTCGGGCAATAATGTAGTTTACAAGCAGTACGAGGACATGGTGGTGGAGCAGTGCGGATGCAGGTAG
- the eny2 gene encoding transcription and mRNA export factor ENY2 isoform X2, with translation MSKELQMRAAINQKLIEMGERERLKELLRAKLIECGWRDQLKAHCKEVIKEKGIENVTVEDLVVGVTPKGRALVPDSVKKELLQRIRAFLAQHST, from the exons ATGAGTAAAGAGTTACAGATGAGGGCCGCAATTAATCAGAAGTTAATTGAgatgggggagagggagag GTTGAAGGAGTTGCTTAGAGCTAAACTCATTGAGTGTGGTTGGAGAGATCAGTTAAAAGCACATTGCAAAG aggtAATCAAAGAAAAGGGGATTGAGAATGTCACAGTAGAAGACTTGGTTGTTGGAGTCACTCCTAAAGGAAGAG CCCTTGTGCCTGACAGTGTGAAAAAGGAGCTTCTGCAGAGAATAAGAGCTTTTTTAGCCCAGCATTCAACATGA
- the eny2 gene encoding transcription and mRNA export factor ENY2 isoform X1, with protein MKLKPPQTLDTCDSIGGLVMSKELQMRAAINQKLIEMGERERLKELLRAKLIECGWRDQLKAHCKEVIKEKGIENVTVEDLVVGVTPKGRALVPDSVKKELLQRIRAFLAQHST; from the exons ATGAAGCTCAAACCGCCCCAGACTCTAGATACTTGTGACTCGATAGGAG GTTTAGTTATGAGTAAAGAGTTACAGATGAGGGCCGCAATTAATCAGAAGTTAATTGAgatgggggagagggagag GTTGAAGGAGTTGCTTAGAGCTAAACTCATTGAGTGTGGTTGGAGAGATCAGTTAAAAGCACATTGCAAAG aggtAATCAAAGAAAAGGGGATTGAGAATGTCACAGTAGAAGACTTGGTTGTTGGAGTCACTCCTAAAGGAAGAG CCCTTGTGCCTGACAGTGTGAAAAAGGAGCTTCTGCAGAGAATAAGAGCTTTTTTAGCCCAGCATTCAACATGA